The following are from one region of the Odocoileus virginianus isolate 20LAN1187 ecotype Illinois unplaced genomic scaffold, Ovbor_1.2 Unplaced_Scaffold_12, whole genome shotgun sequence genome:
- the TBX19 gene encoding T-box transcription factor TBX19, with product MSELDTQKTCDGTVSRLLNVVESELQAGREKGDPTEKQLQIILEDAPLWQRFKEVTNEMIVTKNGRRMFPVLKISITGLDPNAMYSLLLDFVPMDSHRWKYVNGEWVPAGKPEVSSHSCVYIHPDSPNFGAHWMKAPISFSKVKLTNKLNGGGQIMLNSLHKYEPQVHIVRVGDAHRMVMNCSFPETQFIAVTAYQNEEITALKIKYNPFAKAFLDAKERNHLKDIPEAMSESQHVTYSHLGGWIFSNPDGVCTAGNTNYQYATPLPLSAPHTHHGCEHYPGIRGHHRQAPYPSAYVHRNHSPSVNLIESSSNNLQVFSGADNWTSLSSTPHASILSVPHTSGPVNPGPSPYPCLWTINNSGGGPAGSGSEVHANSPGAFLLGNPAVTSPVSTQTPTSVSVEVLGEPSLTSIAMSTWTAVASHSFTGWGSPGRGGRHFPSSLDS from the exons ATGAGTGAGTTGGACACTCAGAAGACCTGTGATGGGACTGTTTCTCGTCTGCTCAATGTGGTGGAAAGTGAGCTTCAGGCAGGGAGGGAAAAAGGCGACCCTACAGAGAAGCAGCTTCAGATCATTCTGGAGGATGCCCCTCTCTGGCAGAGGTTCAAGGAAGTCACCAACGAAATGATCGTGACCAAGAACGGCAG aCGGATGTTCCCAGTCCTAAAGATTAGCATCACAGGGCTGGATCCCAATGCCATGTACTCACTTCTTCTGGACTTTGTCCCAATGGACAGTCATCGCTGGAAGTACGTCAATGGAGAATGGGTGCCTGCAGGCAAGCCAGAGGTCTCCAGCCACAGCTGTGTCTACATCCACCCAGACTCCCCCAACTTCGGTGCCCACTGGATGAAGGCCCCCATCTCCTTCAGCAAAGTGAAGCTGACCAATAAGCTCAACGGAGGTGGGCAG ATAATGTTGAATTCTCTGCATAAATATGAGCCCCAGGTTCACATAGTGCGTGTTGGAGATGCCCATCGAATGGTGATGAACTGCTCCTTCCCTGAAACCCAGTTCATAGCTGTGACTGCCTATCAGAATGAggag ATAACAGCTCTCAAAATCAAGTACAACCCTTTTGCCAAAGCCTTCTTGGATGCTAAGGAAAG GAACCACCTCAAGGATATTCCAGAAGCTATGTCTGAGAGCCAGCATGTGACCTATTCTCACT TGGGAGGCTGGATCTTTTCCAATCCGGACGGAGTGTGTACAGCAGGAAACACCAACTACCAGTATGCTACTCCTTTGCCTCTGTCTGCTCCCCACACCCACCATGGCTGTGAGCACTACCCAGGCATCCGAGGACACCACCGGCAGGCTCCCTACCCTTCTGCATACGTGCACAGAAATCATTCTCCCTCAG TGAATTTGATAGAAAGCTCCAGCAATAACCTGCAAGTTTTCTCTGGAGCTGACAACTGGACTTCCTTATCCTCCACACCCCACGCCAGCATCCTGTCTGTACCCCACACCAGCGGACCAGTCAATCCAGGGCCTAG CCCATACCCATGCCTGTGGACCATCAACAACAGTGGCGGGGGCCCTGCCGGGTCGGGCTCAGAGGTGCATGCCAACTCCCCGGGAGCGTTTCTCCTGGGTAACCCAGCTGTGACTTCACCTGTCTCCACCCAGACACCCACTTCGGTTAGTGTGGAGGTTCTGGGGGAGCCCTCGCTGACCAGCATCGCCATGTCCACCTGGACAGCAGTGGCTTCACATTCCTTTACAGGCTGGGGTAGCCCAGGTAGGGGTGGGCGCCATTTCCCCTCCTCACTGGATAGTTAA